GTCGCAAATTCAGTAATCATGCTTCTCAAAATGGTGGGTTGGTTTCAAAATTTAACATTTTCATTGTGTGTTACCTTTCGCATTCATGACTTAAACACACTTCTATCAGTTTCATGTAATATATTCACGAGGTATTAACGAGATTTCTGTCGCTGCAACAAGGACTACTGTTTAGTTGAGAACGATCCAGATAGAGCCATATTTCACATGGATGCCATCTTTTTAAATGCCTAATTTGTTTGTGCGATAATAAAAGGTAAGACATCCACCTGTATTATAACGATATATTTCTATAATAGTGATGATGCAAAATAATGACAATTAATAAATCTTTACAGGCTTTAACTGAGAACTACAATAAATCTATGTAACGTTTTCGAGCAGGCCCGCACATTGCTTCTCTTTCCAGTTTGGGCCTTGCGCTGGACAAATACGTAAAAGCAAGGGGCACTCTGGGAAATGTATTTTACTAGTTCAAGCGTTACACGTTCGTATGcgtattaatgtattttaaaactCTTAAGGCGTTTATGATCCAGCTGAACGTTGCTTCTGTTTTATCTATTTTAATTGCGTTCTTATCTATTGCTGTAGatttaatatatgtataattacccattaaatattatgttttaaataatatgAATTAACCGGATAAACATCCATACATCCACATGAAATAGCTTGTTGAATAGTtagtaatgtgttttttatcaACATTAACCCACGCCACACACTTGAGCAAAAACAAGTGATTACTAAAATCGTTCTCGACAACCAGGGGGCAATGTTGGAACGTTTTTAACATAGACTCAGTTCTTAGGTTTATGGTGTACATCAAAactttttttgttatgtttttcagCGTACAACCGGCATTCTTAAAGTAACCCTGAGTATTAATATATTTCCTTTAGTTCTGTTGGCGGAAATCAAAACTAGGGCTGCAAGGACCCCGGACCGGCGCTGCCGCCTGTGCATGAGCCGCTGCTTGGAGCGAGGAGGGCGCTTCCCGTGGCGGGCTGACGTCGGGGGCTGGGTCTGTGCCGCCGACGTGCAGAATGAAGCCAGCGGCGCCACGCGACGCTCTGCAGTTCAGCGGCGGTCCGGAGTCCGGGCGCTCGCCTCTCGTGTCACCGTCAGCCGTCACTGGGACCAACAGTCATGTGTGATGCGACTTCGTGGTTCTGAAGCGGAGGAGAGCGGCTTTTCCCCATTTGCCTGTCGCGCCGGGGCAGGCGACAGAACGTTTCCAGACTCGAGAGGAGCGAGACGCGTGGAGATCTGGGAGTTTAAAAGGGGGCAGCGCCCAACTCCGCAGCCATGCAAGGAGCGGCGGAGCAGGAGCGGGACCCGGACCGCCAGTACTGCGAGCTGTGCGGGAAGATGGAGAACCTGCTTAAATGCGGTCGCTGTCGCAGCTCCTTCTACTGCAGCAAGGAGCATCAGGTGGAAGACTGGAAAAACCACCGGCTCAACTGTAAGGAGGCCGAGATAACTCGGGTTTCGCCGAAGCCCAGATCGCAGCATGAGAGCGCGGACGAGAAAGCGGCACCGCAGACGTCGCAGAAGCCCTCAACACAGCTGGACAGCCCGGCTGCCCCTAGCGCTTTGAGCGGCGAGAAAACCGTCGAGTGTATCACATGTGCGGGAAGTGCATGTGACAGGCAAAGCGGAGACAGGACCAATAACAACAACGCCGATAAACCTAACGGACGGATGAAGTCCCATCCGCGGAAACTGGCTACGGAGTATATAATCCCATGCATGAACAAGCACGGCATGTGCGTCGTGGACAGTTTTTTAGGGGAAGAGACCGGGATGTCGATTTTGCAGGACGTGATAGCCCTTCACAAGACTGGCAAATTCACCGACGGGCAGCTGGTCAGCCAGAGAAGTGACTCTACCAAAGACATACGCGGGGACAAAATAACGTGGATTGAAGGAAAGGAGCCCGGCTGCGAGCGCATAAGTTTCCTGATGAGTCGCATGGACGATTTGGTCAGACACTGTAACGGCAAACTGGGAAACTACAAAATAAACGGTAGGACAAAAGTAAGTTGCACAACCAGCAGGTAAACTTTGTTTTGTGACTGTGACTTGATCCGTTTCTGACGTCTAGTTGCGTTAAAGTGTGTGTAAGATGCAGTAAGTATTTAGCTAATCGGCGCTTGTAAGATAAAAGCAGGCCAGTGACTATAAAGTCTGATTACCTTTTTCTTACTGCTCAGGAAGCGTGAAATTCCTTGTAGTTTCAAGGTGCGTGTTTTCCCTCGTCGGGTAAGTGACAGTTTCTGGATTTTAAAAAACGTCCATTAATAAAATGGTTCAGTTGCAAGAATGCACAACGGAATAAGAAATATTTCTTTGAATCTGGATGTGTTTTATTTCCACTGAAACTGACAGGAAGCCGCGTGAGTGCTGTATTCTCTTGTAATGTTATTATGTCACCAcagattgtttgtttattatgtctgaaatgtattatttaggcagtatttatttataaaacatcAATGCTGGAGGAAATCGGAAATCTGTTTGCTTTTATGTTTCTACACAAATCCTGATACATTTATCCCACAATACCACCTCCCGGGAGAAAGACGGCATTTTTGGGGGAGTATACATTTTACATATCTGTACAACGTGCAGCATTCACTGCAATgtggaattttaattaatttgagtACTATCCTGTATTTGCGCCTGGAGAACCGAGCATTGCGTTTTATCCGCGCCTTTGTGCGCAGTTTATGAGTGAGATAAATTCTCTAATGGAAACAATGATCCCCTTCTAtcctttaaaattatttttgccTGCTGCATTACGTACTATACACGTGCGCCTATACAAAACAATGGCGTAAGTAAACAGGGGCCAACCATCCTGACTGACGATGCGATCAAAATTCAGTTTCTACTGCGAACGTGGTATTTAAAAGCATAGCTTTCGCCGTGGACACGTCTGTCCGTGTGCGGGCAGGTTGACGATCCCCGCAATTAAATATTTGTGAAAGCTGGTTTTTGGTGTGTAGCTTTGTAAAGTTTGTCTGTATCGTTGGAAATAAAGCTAACACTTTTTTATTGTGCCCTTTTCGCACAGCGCGTTTCGGTTTGCATTTGCGGCTTTGTTCCCCCGCAGCTCTGCCGCAGGATCTGCAGTGCTACCAGGTGACTGTTAAGTATGGTTCACCTGCCACCCCTGTGCTTGGCCCTAGTTACCTGCCCAGTCTGTCACCGTTTCATCGTTGTGTCATGAAAAGGGAGACGCATGTTAATTTTCAGAGCCCCtcccccctgttttttttttttttttgtgaaagttATCCTTAGGGTGCTTACTTGTCCACCTGGGGATAGTTCAGACCCCGAGTGATCTGTCGGTTGACATTAGATTGCAGTGTTTATTGACTGCATGGCCTCCACGTGTTCTGCTACTGCAGGGGTGGGCCGGTTGGGGGTGGGCCGGTTGGGGGAGGGCTGTGCCACGTCCTTCACAGATAGGGCCCGGCACTGATAGCCCGATAAGGGGGTGCACCGTGACTTGCACTAATGGAGGAACCCAGCCCACGTGGCGGGTGCTCAGCGCCAGCAGTGACTCTTAGGCAAGttgctctttctctccctctctcttcatccattcatccatcacaGATGACCAAAGAGCAGCAAGCTGGGGGGAGCGTTTACACCTAGACGCAGGACAAGAAAACCCACCAATTTCTGTACTTTCAAATATGTCACAGGGTTAACAGGGTGACCTTTCTCTCTGGTTACTGGTGAGGCACACAGGGCTCTTATAGTGTCTTGCGGCCCAAAGTGCTGTGATGGTGTAGTACCTCTGCAGTGTGACCAGTGGCTGATGGGCGGCCCAAAGCCCTGTGATGGTGAAGTACCTCTGCAGTGTGACCAGCTGCTGATGGGCAGTTCAAAGCGCCGTGATGGTGTAGTACCTCTGCAGTGTGACCAGCGGCTGATGGGCGGCCCAAAGCCCTGTAATGGTGTAGTACCTCTGCAGTCTGACCAGCAGCTGATGGGCGGCCCAAAGCCCTGTGATGGTGTAGTACCTCTGCAGTCTGACCAGCGGCTGATGGGCGGCCCAAAGCCCTGTGATGGTGTAGTACCTCTGCAGGGTAACCAGCGGCTGATGGGCGGCCCAAAGCGCTGTGATGGTGTAGTACCTCTGCAGTGTGACCAGCGGTTGATGGGCAGTTTAAAGCCCTGTGATGGTGTAGTACCTCTGCAGTGTGACCAGCGGCTGATGGACAGTTCAAAGCCCTGTGATGGTGTAGTACCTCTGCAGTGTGACCAGCGGCTGATGAGCGGCCCAAAGCCCTGTGATGGTGTAGTACCTCTGCAGTGTGACCAGCGGCTGATGGGCAGTTCAAAGCCCTGTGATGGTGTAGTACCTCTGCAGTGTGACCAGCGGCTGATGGGCAGTTCAAAGCCCTGTGATGGTGTAGTATCTCTGCAGTGTGACCAGCGGCTGATGGGCAGTTCAAAGCCCTGTGATGGTGTAGTACCTCTGCAGTGTGACCTGTGGCTGATGGGCAGTTCAAAGCGCTGTGATGGTGTAGTACCTCTGCAGTGTGACCAGTGGCTGATGGGCAGTTCAAAGCGCTGTGATGGTGTAGTACCTCTGCAGTGTGACCAGTGGCTGATGGGCAGTTCAAAGCGCTGTGATGGTGTAGTACCTCTGCAGTGTGACCAGCGGCTGATGGGCGGTTCAAAGCCCTGTGATGGTGTAGTACCTCTGCAGTGTGACCAGTGGCTGATGGGCAGTTCAAAGCCCTGTGATGGTGTAGTACCTCTGCAGTGTGACCTGTGGCTGATGGGCAGTTCAAAGCGCTGTGATGGTGTAGTACCTCTGCAGTGTGACCTGTGGCTGATGGGCAGTTCAAAGCGCTGTGATGGTGTAGTACCTCTGCAGTGTGACCAGTGGCTGATGGGCAGTTCAAAGCGCTGTGATGGTGTAGTACCTCTGCAGTGTGACCAGCGGCTGATGGGCGGCCCAAAGCCCTGTGATGGTGTAGTACCTCTGCAGTGTGACCAGCGGCTGATGGGCAGTTCAAAGCCACCCGCACctctcctgtctgtctgctcaCTCAGTCTGATCCCCGGCTGCCGTCCAGCGATGAGGCTAAATAAGCGAAACTCGCCAGATGCTCTTGGTTCTGGCCTGAGTCTCTCACCTCACATGATAATCATTAATCCCTAAAATTAACTGCAGGCTTCTGCTGAAGCCTTGGGTTTAAATCTCCCCCCAGTTAATGCATGCTAAGTCCTGACCACCCTCTTTTGCTTTCCTGTGGTCGTCTGTATCCCTGACCAGGGTCTGGGGTTatccttgggggaggggggtggtttgGCAGACGAAGGCAGTTAAAGAGGCAGGGGGGGCTTCGGAGTTTCTGGGGAAGCAAAAACCACCCCCGTATTCCTCTTCGAATGAGGTGGGTTCGAGGGGGGAAAGAATTCCCACCATCTTAGGTTTTTTGTCCATATCTTTAGCGAGGTTTAGAAGATGGTCCGCTCATTGTTTCCCACTGCTGTGCCTGCGGCGGTAAtggccccccgcccccccagatTTCTGTGACTCAGACTCTGTAATGAGTGACTCATTTAAAAACACCCAAATAGCGTTCTGCCCATTATGCACGCCACATGTATGCCTTAGGTCGCCACTGGCTTTGGACTTTGTGAATTTACTTCTTTATTTATTAGCATTTGTCCCACCTTGTAGTCTAGTTGTGGTTTGAGGTAATGGTGGAGATTCTCCTCCATGCCAGTGGAGCATCCCGCTTTGTGGCTggcccccacaggccctcacTGGCCCCCACAGGCGCTCACTGCCCCCCACAGGCGCTCACTGCCCCCCACAGGCCCCCACTggcccccacaggccctcactggcccccacaggccctcacTGGCCCTCACAGGCCCCCACTGGCCCCCACAGGCCCCCTTGGACATTCATCTGCAAGAGGCGTGCACCTTGCtgtcggggggtgggggagctggggaggagttgcggtgggggggggcgcggtATTTATTTTGAAAGCTAGCTGCTCGTAGGTGCTAATTCCTAAATGGCTCTACAGCAGCGTCTGCCGTCTGCATCCCTTCTCCATGGCGCTCTGCACACTCCTGTGTCTGCGTAGTTACAGCCAAAATTATTACActctgcttcttttttttttcttttttttttttaaaaaggtcaTCCTGCACCTCTGTCTAGCGGACCCTGCAATTGGCTACTGGTACCAACCAACCACATGTATATCCCAGATTAAAACGGAACATTTCATTGGTCCAGCCAGGGCTGCAAGGTCGATTGGCTGGAGTGGAGATCAC
The nucleotide sequence above comes from Paramormyrops kingsleyae isolate MSU_618 chromosome 3, PKINGS_0.4, whole genome shotgun sequence. Encoded proteins:
- the egln1a gene encoding egl nine homolog 1, which produces MQGAAEQERDPDRQYCELCGKMENLLKCGRCRSSFYCSKEHQVEDWKNHRLNCKEAEITRVSPKPRSQHESADEKAAPQTSQKPSTQLDSPAAPSALSGEKTVECITCAGSACDRQSGDRTNNNNADKPNGRMKSHPRKLATEYIIPCMNKHGMCVVDSFLGEETGMSILQDVIALHKTGKFTDGQLVSQRSDSTKDIRGDKITWIEGKEPGCERISFLMSRMDDLVRHCNGKLGNYKINGRTKAMVACYPGNGLGYVRHVDNPNGDGRCVTCIYYLNKNWDAKEHGGLLRIFPEGKAQFADIEPKFDRLLFFWSDRRNPHEVQPAYATRYAITVWYFDADERARAKEKYLTGAGEKGVKVELKPSEPSD